One genomic window of Luteitalea pratensis includes the following:
- the fdnG gene encoding formate dehydrogenase-N subunit alpha, with amino-acid sequence MHGDATPNSSISRRDLFRLTLGGGSGLALGGLLDVPAMRAATKDLKLSEVSEFTTSCNFCSCGCGMIAVVRDGKLLTMEGDYDHIVNRGSLCVKGISMFATHASPSRLTTPRYRAPGSDHWEDITWDDAIKRVAQKIRKTRDETWIATEKVDAPDLVVDRAAGDRTSSAPRFVPHEGPLAEVPVNRTDAIGFMGGAQNTNEECYLFQKAARLLGLAYVEHQARLUHSPTVPGLGASFGRGAMTNHWVDLQNCKTILVEGSNVAENHPMAFKWIRKAQENGATIIHVDPRFTRTSAAADVYARIRPGTDVAFQNAMISHIIANRLYDEDYVVTHTNALYLGDEAFSFKDGVFSGYDEEHHTYDTRTWGYQLDAKGKPRLATSLDDPHCVFARLKTFVSRYTLEMGERITGIPADQIKQIAETMAKNKPGSILYALGMTQHTTGVQGIRSFTILQLLLGNIGKPGGGVNALRGEPNVQGACDMAVLYNYMPGYLNSATNAEPTIYHYARKNGIADTRYLVNTLKAFFGDAATAENDYAYAWLPKRIATKDYGTMPMFEDALAGKLKMLWIVGQNPAVTLPNLNLTFEAMDKLETLVVQEIWETETAAFWKRPGVDPKSINTEVILLPAAFFMEKNGTISNSGGMVQWRHAAVKPPGQARPDGLIVDQVFRAVRDMVHDSKEPRDEIINKAFWTYTTAEDVLREINGYALRDNPETGLKKGELVRKIGDLRADGSTSSGCWIYAGVFAGGENLSKRRDCQTDPGGLGLYPGFGWTWPNNMRILYNRASCDKDGKPYPGSKPIIWWDEQTRRWTGHDVPDVPVVTDGPDTPNGQRPFHLGAEGVGRLFAAVYSDPDARFTDYWRDVAYVPKDGPLPEMYEPVESPVDNVLHPGVKSNPMLKYPRVKSHQPIGTVDKFPYVLMTSTVAEHWCAGSTTRNIPWLNELIPEPVLELPISLASKLGVESGDWVRVSSARGELEVKALVTPRMKALKIGDQEVTVVWMPYNWGFQGLSTGPSVNHLTIDAADPGAGTQETKACLVNVVAAGRRRTRRSETPRGRT; translated from the coding sequence GTGCATGGCGATGCCACACCGAACTCGTCAATCAGCCGCAGGGACCTGTTCAGGCTGACCCTCGGCGGCGGCTCCGGACTCGCACTCGGCGGGCTCCTCGACGTTCCCGCCATGCGGGCCGCGACGAAGGACCTGAAGCTTTCGGAGGTCAGCGAGTTCACCACCTCGTGCAACTTCTGCTCGTGCGGGTGCGGCATGATCGCCGTCGTTCGTGACGGCAAACTCCTGACGATGGAGGGCGACTACGACCACATCGTCAATCGCGGGTCGTTGTGCGTCAAAGGCATTTCGATGTTCGCGACGCACGCCTCCCCGAGCCGGCTCACGACGCCCCGCTACCGGGCACCTGGCAGCGACCACTGGGAAGACATCACCTGGGACGATGCGATCAAACGCGTCGCGCAGAAGATTCGAAAGACGCGTGACGAGACGTGGATCGCCACCGAGAAGGTGGATGCGCCTGACCTCGTCGTGGATCGCGCCGCCGGTGACCGGACCTCGAGCGCCCCACGGTTTGTCCCCCACGAGGGTCCTCTCGCAGAAGTGCCCGTCAATCGCACCGACGCGATCGGCTTCATGGGCGGCGCACAGAACACGAACGAGGAGTGTTACCTCTTCCAGAAGGCGGCGCGGCTTCTCGGCCTTGCGTACGTCGAGCATCAGGCCAGGCTTTGACATAGCCCCACGGTCCCCGGTCTGGGGGCAAGCTTCGGCAGGGGAGCGATGACCAATCACTGGGTCGACTTGCAGAACTGCAAGACGATCCTGGTGGAGGGGAGCAACGTCGCCGAGAACCACCCGATGGCCTTCAAGTGGATCCGGAAGGCACAGGAGAACGGGGCGACGATCATCCATGTCGATCCGCGATTCACGAGGACCTCGGCGGCGGCCGATGTCTACGCGCGCATCCGGCCCGGCACCGATGTGGCGTTCCAGAACGCGATGATCAGTCACATCATCGCCAACAGGCTGTACGACGAGGACTACGTCGTCACCCACACGAACGCCCTCTACCTCGGCGACGAAGCCTTCAGCTTCAAGGACGGCGTCTTCAGCGGCTACGACGAGGAACACCACACCTACGACACCAGGACCTGGGGATACCAGCTCGATGCGAAGGGCAAGCCGCGTCTTGCGACGAGTCTCGACGATCCGCACTGCGTGTTCGCGCGACTGAAGACCTTCGTCTCGCGGTACACGCTGGAGATGGGCGAGCGGATCACCGGCATTCCGGCCGATCAGATCAAGCAGATCGCCGAGACGATGGCGAAGAACAAGCCGGGCTCGATCCTCTATGCGCTCGGAATGACCCAGCACACGACGGGTGTGCAGGGGATTCGCTCGTTCACGATCCTGCAACTCCTGCTTGGCAACATCGGCAAGCCCGGCGGCGGCGTCAACGCGCTCCGCGGCGAGCCGAACGTGCAGGGCGCCTGCGACATGGCGGTGCTCTACAACTACATGCCCGGCTACCTCAACTCGGCGACCAATGCCGAGCCGACGATCTACCACTACGCGCGCAAGAACGGCATCGCCGACACCCGCTATCTCGTCAACACGCTCAAGGCATTCTTCGGAGACGCCGCTACCGCGGAAAACGACTACGCGTATGCCTGGCTGCCCAAGCGCATCGCCACCAAGGACTACGGCACCATGCCGATGTTCGAGGACGCGCTCGCGGGCAAGCTGAAGATGCTCTGGATCGTCGGCCAGAATCCAGCAGTCACGCTGCCCAACCTGAACCTGACGTTCGAGGCGATGGACAAACTCGAGACGCTCGTGGTCCAGGAGATCTGGGAAACGGAGACCGCAGCGTTCTGGAAGCGTCCGGGGGTGGATCCGAAGTCGATCAACACGGAGGTGATCCTGCTGCCAGCGGCGTTCTTCATGGAGAAGAACGGCACCATCAGCAACTCGGGCGGCATGGTGCAATGGCGCCACGCCGCCGTGAAGCCTCCGGGGCAAGCCAGGCCAGACGGCCTGATCGTCGATCAGGTCTTCCGCGCGGTACGCGACATGGTCCACGACTCGAAGGAGCCGAGAGACGAGATCATCAACAAGGCCTTCTGGACCTACACAACGGCCGAGGACGTCCTGCGCGAGATCAACGGGTATGCACTCCGCGACAACCCGGAGACCGGCCTCAAGAAGGGCGAACTCGTCCGCAAGATCGGCGATCTCCGCGCCGATGGGTCCACCTCGTCTGGCTGCTGGATTTACGCGGGTGTCTTTGCCGGCGGCGAGAACCTCTCGAAGCGCCGCGATTGCCAAACGGATCCGGGAGGCCTCGGCCTCTACCCGGGTTTCGGGTGGACCTGGCCGAACAACATGCGGATCCTTTACAACCGCGCGTCGTGCGACAAGGACGGCAAACCCTATCCGGGCTCGAAACCGATCATCTGGTGGGACGAGCAGACCAGGCGCTGGACCGGACACGACGTGCCGGACGTACCAGTTGTGACCGACGGCCCCGACACGCCGAACGGCCAGCGGCCCTTCCATCTGGGCGCGGAGGGGGTCGGTCGTCTCTTCGCGGCCGTCTACTCGGACCCCGACGCGAGGTTCACCGACTATTGGCGCGACGTGGCCTACGTGCCCAAGGACGGTCCGCTGCCGGAGATGTACGAGCCCGTCGAGAGCCCGGTGGACAACGTGCTGCATCCGGGCGTGAAGAGCAACCCGATGCTCAAGTATCCGCGCGTCAAGTCGCATCAGCCGATCGGCACCGTCGACAAGTTCCCCTACGTGCTGATGACGTCCACCGTCGCGGAGCACTGGTGCGCGGGCTCGACGACGCGCAACATCCCATGGCTCAACGAGCTGATTCCCGAGCCAGTCCTGGAGCTGCCGATCAGCCTCGCCAGCAAACTCGGGGTCGAATCAGGTGATTGGGTCCGCGTCTCGTCTGCGCGCGGTGAACTCGAGGTCAAGGCCCTCGTCACGCCGCGCATGAAGGCGCTGAAGATCGGCGACCAGGAAGTGACGGTCGTCTGGATGCCGTACAACTGGGGCTTCCAGGGACTGTCGACCGGGCCGAGCGTCAACCACCTCACGATCGACGCCGCGGATCCCGGAGCGGGTACCCAGGAGACCAAGGCGTGCCTCGTGAACGTGGTCGCCGCCGGCCGCCGTCGCACACGACGATCAGAGACACCAAGGGGACGCACATGA
- a CDS encoding 4Fe-4S dicluster domain-containing protein, with amino-acid sequence MTPVATEGPIRATLIDISNCIGCRACQVACKQWNERDGEQTELQDDLGFQNPATLSAKTLTLIAFHEFENAQKPGGLESAFVMQRCLHCLEPACVSACPTTALYRQSDGPVSYNVDDCIGCRYCALACPWDVPTSDWNTRAPKISKCTHCADRAPQPPPTTFNGQPLSLEAAKQFADTMAIPACVKACPADALRYGTRDEMLALAHKRIADRPDKYVDHVYGEKELGGTSVLYLSRVPFDKLGFPTYGDKPFPAFTKTALGAVPPAVMAVGALLGASYAFFRKRAQAVADASAASRHAHHGHVEFEPLRSALMTPFNWVLLLLMAFGAISFVARFALGLGGSTNLSDTYPWGLWILFDLVWIAVAAGAFAMAGVIYVFQRKDLYGLGRSAVLMGLLSYSFVTVTLIADLGLPWHSYALALNAPEHSAMFEVSWCVGLYVTILLLEFLPVPFDYFGYHRAASAWRRWNGAYVAAAVTLFVYMLSRNVLYALGTAIVFGALAWIFRARDEHAEPIMLAIAAVTLSTMHQSSLGSLYLLMPNMLAPQWWSPVMPVSFFLSSIAAGTALVIVIDMWIAKGWRRPIEIARLASVGQITFWALLVYLVFRLGDMAIRNQLAGAFAGGLGLAFAAEIVLGGVLPLILLSRRSLRQRPDVLCVASVLAVGGVAYNRMNVVLFAMTFRGRMPWVAPETYVPSIVEWGVSIGLIAATIFLFGLAARLMPVLSKAQPIEGH; translated from the coding sequence ATGACGCCAGTGGCGACCGAGGGCCCGATCAGGGCAACGCTGATCGACATCTCGAACTGCATCGGCTGCCGAGCGTGCCAGGTGGCGTGCAAGCAGTGGAACGAGCGCGACGGCGAGCAGACCGAGCTGCAGGACGACCTGGGCTTCCAGAACCCGGCGACGCTCAGCGCGAAGACGCTCACGCTCATCGCGTTCCACGAGTTCGAGAACGCGCAGAAGCCGGGAGGCCTGGAATCCGCGTTCGTCATGCAGCGGTGCCTCCACTGCCTGGAGCCGGCCTGCGTCTCCGCGTGCCCGACGACGGCGCTCTACCGGCAGTCCGACGGTCCGGTGTCGTACAACGTCGACGACTGCATCGGCTGCCGATACTGCGCGCTGGCATGTCCCTGGGATGTGCCGACCTCGGACTGGAACACGCGCGCCCCGAAGATCTCCAAGTGCACGCACTGCGCCGACCGCGCCCCCCAGCCGCCGCCCACGACGTTCAATGGCCAGCCCCTGTCGCTCGAAGCGGCGAAGCAGTTTGCCGACACCATGGCGATTCCTGCCTGCGTCAAGGCGTGCCCCGCCGACGCCCTGCGATACGGCACGCGCGACGAGATGCTGGCGCTCGCGCACAAGCGCATCGCAGATCGCCCCGACAAGTACGTTGACCACGTGTACGGCGAGAAGGAGCTGGGCGGGACGAGCGTGCTGTACCTGTCGAGAGTGCCGTTCGACAAACTCGGCTTCCCGACGTACGGCGACAAACCGTTTCCGGCCTTCACGAAGACGGCACTCGGCGCAGTCCCCCCTGCCGTCATGGCCGTTGGCGCCTTGCTCGGTGCCTCGTACGCGTTCTTCCGCAAGCGGGCCCAGGCGGTGGCGGATGCATCGGCGGCGTCCAGGCATGCCCACCACGGTCACGTTGAATTCGAGCCCCTCCGGAGCGCGCTGATGACCCCGTTCAACTGGGTCCTCCTGCTGCTCATGGCCTTCGGTGCCATCTCGTTCGTTGCGCGCTTCGCCCTGGGGCTCGGCGGCAGCACCAACCTTTCCGATACGTACCCGTGGGGCTTGTGGATCCTCTTTGACCTGGTGTGGATCGCGGTGGCCGCGGGCGCATTCGCGATGGCTGGCGTGATCTATGTCTTCCAGCGCAAGGATCTCTACGGGCTGGGACGCAGCGCCGTCCTCATGGGGCTCCTGAGCTACTCGTTCGTGACGGTCACGCTGATCGCCGACCTCGGCCTGCCCTGGCACTCCTACGCGCTCGCCCTGAATGCGCCGGAACACTCCGCCATGTTCGAGGTGTCCTGGTGCGTCGGCCTCTACGTCACGATCCTCCTGCTCGAGTTCCTGCCTGTCCCGTTCGACTATTTTGGATACCACCGGGCAGCGTCGGCGTGGCGGCGATGGAACGGCGCCTACGTGGCTGCAGCGGTGACGCTGTTTGTCTACATGCTGTCGCGCAACGTCCTGTACGCCCTCGGGACCGCCATCGTTTTCGGCGCCCTCGCCTGGATCTTCCGCGCCCGCGACGAGCACGCCGAGCCGATCATGCTGGCGATCGCCGCCGTCACGCTCTCGACCATGCACCAGAGCTCACTCGGCTCCCTCTACCTGCTGATGCCGAACATGCTCGCCCCGCAGTGGTGGTCGCCCGTGATGCCCGTCTCCTTCTTCCTGTCGTCGATCGCCGCGGGCACAGCGCTCGTGATCGTCATCGACATGTGGATCGCGAAGGGGTGGCGCCGCCCGATCGAGATCGCGCGACTCGCGTCGGTCGGGCAGATCACGTTCTGGGCGCTTCTCGTCTACCTCGTGTTTCGTCTTGGAGACATGGCGATCCGCAACCAGCTAGCCGGAGCCTTCGCCGGTGGCCTCGGGTTGGCCTTCGCGGCCGAGATCGTCCTCGGTGGCGTGCTTCCGCTCATCCTGCTGTCGCGCAGGTCGCTTCGGCAGCGGCCTGACGTGCTCTGCGTTGCGTCGGTCCTCGCAGTCGGTGGTGTGGCGTACAACCGCATGAACGTCGTCCTCTTCGCGATGACCTTCCGGGGCCGCATGCCCTGGGTCGCACCGGAAACCTATGTGCCGTCGATCGTCGAGTGGGGCGTCTCGATCGGCCTGATCGCCGCGACGATCTTCCTCTTCGGCCTGGCGGCCCGCCTGATGCCGGTCCTCTCGAAGGCGCAGCCCATCGAGGGACATTGA
- a CDS encoding formate dehydrogenase accessory protein FdhE, whose protein sequence is MNRELWLEAHAYLRPLADLSAQVDLAAAGIEVLDARIPDWDDYRLDFLAGVPLLSSSDAAVDLEPGGRMAAALVRRMASATSPDWFVAETRTLETDLLHQPQVSRRIVDFLRGDETLTPPSPGLLRYLAWTAMARFLRPVVNAFDGWRDEDRWLRRYCPTCGCLPAMAQLVGADPGRKRLLSCGCCGTRWQFKRTGCPFCETDAQRLASVTIEGEGGLRLDHCESCGGYLKTYDGQANEALLLADWSSLHLDLIAHDRGLKRMAASLYDFEPAPHQ, encoded by the coding sequence ATGAATCGGGAACTGTGGCTGGAGGCGCACGCATACCTCCGGCCGCTTGCTGACCTTTCCGCGCAGGTCGATCTCGCGGCGGCCGGGATCGAGGTCCTCGACGCCCGCATTCCCGACTGGGACGACTACCGCCTGGACTTTCTCGCTGGTGTGCCTCTCCTGTCGAGCAGCGACGCGGCCGTCGATCTCGAACCTGGTGGGCGCATGGCGGCAGCGCTCGTCAGGCGCATGGCATCGGCAACGTCGCCGGACTGGTTCGTGGCCGAGACGCGCACGCTCGAGACCGACCTGCTGCACCAGCCTCAGGTCTCGCGCCGGATCGTGGACTTCCTCCGGGGCGACGAGACGCTCACCCCGCCGTCCCCCGGGCTGTTGCGTTACCTGGCGTGGACGGCGATGGCGCGGTTCCTGCGCCCCGTGGTGAATGCGTTCGACGGTTGGCGAGACGAGGATCGGTGGCTGCGCAGGTATTGTCCGACCTGCGGATGCCTGCCCGCGATGGCCCAGTTGGTTGGCGCCGACCCCGGGCGCAAGCGCCTGCTCTCGTGCGGCTGTTGCGGCACGCGGTGGCAATTCAAGCGAACCGGGTGCCCGTTCTGTGAAACCGACGCGCAACGGCTCGCGAGCGTGACCATCGAGGGAGAAGGCGGGCTGCGCCTCGACCACTGCGAGTCCTGTGGCGGCTACCTCAAGACATACGACGGGCAAGCCAACGAGGCCCTCCTGCTCGCCGACTGGTCGTCACTCCACCTCGACCTCATCGCGCACGATCGTGGGCTGAAAAGGATGGCCGCGTCGCTCTACGACTTCGAGCCCGCGCCCCATCAGTAG
- a CDS encoding glycerophosphodiester phosphodiesterase family protein, which yields MTVVASAVAVPDAAGPPPTPWVVAHRGASAYAPENTVPAFALAAEQHATFVEFDLQRTKDGALVILHDTTLERTTDVEEVFPERGRQVVVKGEARRQWPLVDFTLAEVRRLDAGKWFDPKFAGTRLPTFGETIAAVRGKIGLFIELKSPELYPGIEAAMLAELKTAGLDRPWADPRTPVLLQSFTVSSLQILTRELRTPLPVHLLFGPADASRWTNDQGLAEARTFATGLSPDKQVLRTDPTLAARARSRGMLVTPYTFRASAPGTYADVGTEMREAIAQGADGVITDNPDKAPHSP from the coding sequence GTGACCGTCGTCGCAAGCGCGGTGGCGGTGCCTGACGCGGCGGGCCCACCACCCACGCCCTGGGTCGTTGCGCATCGCGGTGCATCGGCGTACGCACCCGAGAACACCGTGCCGGCGTTCGCCCTCGCGGCCGAGCAGCACGCGACGTTCGTGGAATTCGACCTGCAGCGCACGAAGGACGGCGCGCTGGTGATCCTGCACGACACGACACTCGAGCGGACGACCGACGTGGAAGAGGTCTTCCCCGAGCGCGGCCGACAGGTGGTCGTCAAGGGCGAGGCACGGCGTCAATGGCCGCTGGTTGACTTCACGCTGGCGGAAGTCCGCCGCCTGGACGCAGGCAAATGGTTCGATCCGAAGTTCGCCGGCACCCGCCTCCCGACGTTCGGCGAGACGATCGCGGCGGTTCGCGGCAAGATAGGGCTGTTCATCGAGCTCAAGTCACCTGAGTTGTACCCGGGCATCGAGGCCGCCATGCTGGCGGAACTGAAAACCGCCGGGCTCGATCGACCGTGGGCCGACCCACGCACGCCGGTCCTGCTGCAGTCGTTCACGGTCAGCAGCCTGCAGATCCTCACCCGCGAGCTGCGCACGCCACTGCCCGTGCACCTGCTGTTCGGCCCGGCCGATGCGTCGCGGTGGACGAACGATCAGGGGCTGGCCGAAGCACGGACGTTCGCGACCGGACTCAGCCCGGACAAGCAGGTGTTACGCACCGATCCGACGCTGGCCGCGCGTGCCCGCTCGCGCGGGATGCTGGTCACGCCCTACACCTTCAGGGCGTCTGCGCCCGGAACGTATGCCGATGTCGGCACCGAGATGCGCGAGGCGATCGCGCAGGGTGCCGATGGCGTGATTACGGACAATCCGGACAAGGCACCTCATTCACCATGA
- a CDS encoding GNAT family N-acetyltransferase: MARDGGDASSNAPLEFRELTTVEDIRLVQDMERRVWGAEDIDVSPVLLMAALVKSGALLLGAFLDGRMRGFAFSVPGDRHGHRLHWSHMTGVDEALRSSGLGTLLKLEQARRVAARGYARIQWTYDPLQSLNAHLNLVKLGASADEYAEHVYGDSTSDLHRGAPTDRFIVTWLLDEAGVPMRSPRLARAAGQEGVAAGTVVTQGGWDRYHADGELPTAPVIRVPVPARFSAMLQEAPDLAMAWRMQTRAQFEALFAAGYEAVSFRRVGESGEYIMVNEVPCPDCP; the protein is encoded by the coding sequence ATGGCACGAGACGGAGGCGACGCCTCATCCAACGCACCGTTGGAGTTCCGGGAACTCACGACCGTCGAGGATATCCGGCTCGTGCAGGACATGGAACGCCGCGTCTGGGGGGCCGAGGACATCGACGTGAGCCCCGTCTTGCTGATGGCGGCACTCGTGAAGTCGGGCGCGCTGCTGCTCGGGGCGTTTCTCGACGGACGGATGCGCGGTTTCGCGTTCTCGGTGCCCGGCGACCGGCACGGCCACCGTCTTCACTGGTCGCACATGACCGGCGTCGACGAGGCGCTGCGCAGTTCCGGGCTGGGGACGCTCTTGAAGCTGGAACAGGCGCGCCGCGTGGCGGCCCGCGGTTACGCGCGCATCCAGTGGACCTACGACCCCCTGCAGAGTCTCAACGCGCACCTCAACCTGGTGAAGCTCGGCGCGAGTGCGGACGAGTACGCCGAGCACGTGTACGGTGATTCGACGAGCGACCTGCATCGCGGCGCGCCGACCGATCGCTTCATCGTGACGTGGCTGCTCGACGAGGCCGGCGTGCCGATGCGATCGCCGCGCCTGGCTCGTGCCGCCGGACAGGAAGGCGTCGCCGCGGGCACCGTCGTGACGCAGGGCGGCTGGGACAGGTATCACGCGGACGGGGAGCTGCCGACGGCACCCGTCATCCGCGTCCCGGTGCCTGCCCGATTCTCGGCCATGCTGCAGGAAGCGCCGGACCTGGCCATGGCGTGGCGCATGCAGACGCGCGCGCAGTTCGAGGCGCTCTTTGCCGCGGGCTACGAGGCCGTCTCGTTCCGCCGCGTGGGCGAGAGCGGCGAATACATCATGGTGAATGAGGTGCCTTGTCCGGATTGTCCGTAA
- the menC gene encoding o-succinylbenzoate synthase, translating to MTLAGTSSPTRTLAAAAPVRLSSIDIRLISLTLVRPFETSFGRMDARVVPLVRMEADGVEGWGEIVADDQPLFSAETITTARHVLVDCFIPALLSRPLSSVEDVAAALRRFKGHQMAKAGLELAFMDLAARSRDLSIRTAIGGTRDRVPVGVSLGIEKTIPTLVDQVLAHVAQGYQRIKLKVKPGWDVDVVRAVRDAYPTGLLSVDANTAYTLADAEHLRQLDAFDLLMIEQPLAHDDMVDHAALQRGLRTDICLDESIVHARAAAHALALGSCRLINIKIGRVGGYTEALGIHDTCQAHGAPVWCGGMLECGIGRAHNLALASLPNFSLPGDISASKRYWARDVITKPFEVAADGTVEVPTGPGIGVDIDHAFLDEITIEQRQFRAP from the coding sequence ATGACGTTGGCCGGCACGTCGTCCCCGACCCGAACCCTTGCTGCGGCGGCGCCCGTGCGCCTGTCGTCAATCGATATCCGGCTGATCTCGCTGACGCTGGTGCGTCCCTTCGAGACCAGCTTCGGCCGCATGGACGCGCGGGTGGTGCCGCTGGTGCGGATGGAAGCCGATGGCGTCGAGGGTTGGGGAGAGATCGTCGCGGACGATCAGCCGTTGTTCAGCGCCGAGACGATCACGACGGCGCGCCACGTGCTGGTCGACTGCTTCATTCCCGCCTTGCTGTCGCGGCCGCTGTCGTCGGTCGAGGACGTCGCGGCGGCGCTGCGGCGCTTCAAGGGTCATCAGATGGCCAAGGCGGGTCTCGAACTCGCCTTCATGGATCTCGCGGCCCGCTCGCGCGACCTCTCCATCCGCACGGCCATCGGTGGCACGCGTGATCGAGTACCCGTCGGCGTCAGCCTTGGCATCGAGAAGACCATCCCGACCCTCGTCGACCAGGTGCTGGCCCACGTCGCGCAGGGGTACCAGCGCATCAAGCTGAAAGTCAAGCCGGGGTGGGACGTCGACGTGGTGCGGGCAGTGCGCGACGCGTATCCAACCGGCCTGTTGTCGGTCGACGCCAACACGGCGTACACGCTGGCCGACGCCGAACACCTGCGTCAACTCGATGCCTTCGACCTGCTGATGATCGAGCAGCCGCTCGCGCACGACGACATGGTCGACCACGCCGCGCTGCAGCGTGGGCTCCGCACCGACATCTGCCTCGACGAGTCGATTGTGCACGCGAGAGCCGCGGCGCACGCGTTGGCGCTCGGCAGCTGCCGCCTGATCAACATCAAGATCGGGCGTGTCGGCGGCTACACCGAGGCCCTCGGCATCCATGACACCTGCCAGGCGCACGGCGCGCCCGTGTGGTGCGGCGGCATGCTCGAGTGCGGCATCGGCCGCGCGCACAACCTCGCGCTCGCGAGCCTGCCAAACTTCTCGCTGCCGGGCGACATCTCCGCGAGCAAGCGGTACTGGGCGCGTGACGTGATCACCAAGCCCTTCGAGGTCGCGGCCGACGGCACCGTCGAAGTACCCACGGGGCCAGGCATCGGCGTCGACATCGATCACGCATTCCTCGACGAGATCACCATCGAGCAGCGCCAGTTCAGGGCTCCCTGA
- a CDS encoding M20 family metallopeptidase, with translation MRIDALGLRDACANRRDSLVEATAGLARIESPSGDEAALGHCADAIAALLDGAGAPVERVPRSGAGAHLRATIGSGSRQVLLLGHFDTVWPIGTLAQMPVAIRDGRLHGPGTFDMKAGLAIAILAVTVARPHLRDLRVRCLFTTDEEIGSGTSRDLIEDEARASAAVLVFEPALPGGVLKTARKGVGTYRLDVRGISAHAGIAPEAGASAITELALQILAMHALQAPERGTTINAGVVAGGSRSNVVAEHAQAEIDVRVSEADEQARIEQAFAALAPHDPRVRLAWQGGFERPPLERGPHVQRLFALAREAGETLGLDVREGATGGASDGNFTAALGVPTLDGLGAIGDGAHARHEHVEIASLSDRAALAAAILLAIDARA, from the coding sequence GTGAGGATCGACGCGCTGGGTTTGAGGGACGCGTGCGCAAACCGGCGCGACTCGCTCGTGGAGGCGACCGCCGGGCTCGCGCGCATCGAGTCGCCCAGCGGCGACGAGGCGGCTCTCGGTCATTGTGCCGACGCCATTGCCGCGCTGCTTGACGGCGCGGGTGCCCCGGTCGAGCGGGTGCCCCGTTCGGGCGCCGGCGCGCACCTGCGCGCCACGATCGGGTCGGGCTCACGCCAGGTCCTGTTGCTCGGGCACTTCGACACCGTGTGGCCAATCGGCACGCTCGCGCAGATGCCGGTCGCAATTCGCGACGGACGATTGCACGGTCCGGGTACCTTCGACATGAAAGCCGGCCTGGCCATCGCGATCCTCGCTGTGACAGTGGCGCGGCCGCACCTGCGCGATCTCCGCGTCCGCTGCCTGTTCACGACCGATGAGGAGATCGGCAGCGGCACGTCGCGCGACCTGATCGAGGACGAGGCGCGTGCGAGCGCCGCCGTGCTCGTCTTCGAGCCGGCGTTGCCAGGCGGCGTGCTGAAGACCGCCCGCAAGGGTGTCGGGACGTATCGGCTCGACGTGCGGGGCATCTCGGCTCACGCGGGCATCGCGCCGGAGGCAGGTGCGTCGGCGATCACCGAACTCGCCCTGCAGATCCTGGCCATGCATGCGCTCCAGGCGCCCGAACGCGGCACCACGATCAACGCCGGGGTCGTCGCGGGAGGGTCGCGCTCGAACGTCGTCGCCGAGCACGCGCAAGCCGAGATCGACGTCCGCGTGAGCGAGGCGGACGAGCAGGCGCGCATCGAGCAGGCCTTCGCGGCGCTGGCGCCGCACGACCCACGGGTGCGGCTGGCGTGGCAGGGCGGCTTCGAGCGGCCGCCCCTCGAGCGGGGCCCGCATGTGCAGCGCTTGTTCGCGCTGGCGCGCGAGGCCGGCGAGACGCTTGGCCTCGACGTGCGGGAAGGGGCGACCGGCGGCGCGTCGGATGGCAACTTCACCGCAGCCCTCGGCGTGCCGACGCTCGACGGCCTCGGTGCGATCGGTGACGGCGCGCACGCGCGGCATGAGCACGTGGAGATCGCGTCGCTCTCCGACCGCGCCGCACTCGCCGCCGCGATCCTGCTCGCGATCGACGCTCGTGCATAG